A window of Sphingobacterium sp. lm-10 contains these coding sequences:
- a CDS encoding NADH-quinone oxidoreductase subunit N, translated as MHEFAPQITSTIDHIIHSVGSFRPEIAISIAFIGTIFCSLFADKYWKQASFSFFLIGLLAAGYLTYTQNTENTLAFFDMLRVDSFSKYARLIILAGVAIVGIYVQQYAYDQNPKRRIGDLFSILLATTLGLHLLTLTTHWIMAFIAVEMVSIGSYVLVAYFAQNKRESEAAMKYVLFGSTCAAFMLYGLSLIYGFTGSLDFTSLDQMKGMIASPTVLTTIALLFVFVGIGFKLGFVPFHVWTPDVYEGAPTPITAFLATVPKVGAVVLFSRLILSWTASPFYFGEITSHFLCFVAIVTMLIGNLVALRQQNIKRLMAYSSVGHTGFLLLAILSFVHQEPEVLLFYLATYTLMNLAVFGFIMILEKQTGSVNLPDYAGLGKRFPILFTGLTFAGISLVGLPPTAGFIGKLLVFTSIFDVYQTMDQPLYLYLLIVGVLTSVISLFYYLKIPLYGFLRQATSGTTSDSDAAMSRPVYGLAVFFSLLLLLFGLFPNLLLDFFRSA; from the coding sequence ATGCATGAATTCGCTCCTCAGATTACCAGTACCATTGACCATATCATCCATTCGGTCGGTTCTTTTCGCCCCGAAATTGCGATCAGTATCGCATTTATAGGCACTATTTTCTGTAGTCTTTTTGCTGATAAATACTGGAAACAGGCTTCTTTTAGCTTTTTCCTCATCGGATTGTTGGCTGCTGGCTACCTTACCTACACACAAAACACGGAGAATACACTGGCATTTTTCGATATGCTTCGCGTGGATTCTTTTTCCAAATATGCGCGCTTGATTATTTTAGCGGGTGTTGCCATTGTTGGTATTTACGTCCAACAATATGCATACGATCAGAATCCTAAGAGACGAATTGGCGACCTATTTTCTATTCTATTGGCTACCACGTTAGGATTGCATTTGCTAACGCTAACCACGCATTGGATTATGGCATTTATTGCCGTAGAGATGGTGTCCATTGGCTCTTACGTACTCGTTGCTTACTTTGCACAAAACAAACGCGAATCCGAGGCGGCGATGAAGTACGTATTATTTGGATCCACGTGTGCCGCCTTTATGCTGTACGGGCTTTCCCTAATTTATGGTTTTACGGGTTCTTTAGATTTCACCAGCTTAGATCAGATGAAAGGCATGATTGCCTCCCCGACCGTACTCACCACGATTGCTTTGCTTTTTGTATTTGTGGGCATCGGCTTTAAGCTGGGCTTTGTGCCTTTTCATGTATGGACTCCAGATGTATATGAAGGTGCACCCACTCCGATCACCGCATTTCTAGCGACGGTACCCAAGGTAGGTGCAGTCGTACTATTTAGCAGATTAATACTATCCTGGACAGCCAGCCCGTTTTATTTCGGAGAGATCACATCGCACTTTTTGTGTTTCGTAGCCATTGTGACCATGCTGATCGGTAATCTGGTGGCTTTGCGCCAGCAAAACATCAAGCGGTTGATGGCTTACTCTTCTGTAGGGCATACGGGTTTTCTGCTTCTGGCCATATTAAGCTTTGTGCACCAAGAACCAGAAGTGTTACTCTTCTACCTCGCTACCTACACCTTGATGAATCTGGCCGTATTTGGCTTCATCATGATTTTGGAAAAGCAAACAGGATCGGTTAACCTACCAGACTATGCCGGCTTGGGCAAGCGCTTCCCGATCTTATTTACTGGACTTACGTTTGCCGGTATCTCATTGGTAGGGCTTCCGCCAACGGCGGGATTTATTGGAAAGCTATTGGTGTTTACCTCCATCTTTGATGTATATCAAACCATGGATCAACCGCTGTACCTGTACCTACTTATTGTTGGGGTACTCACATCCGTTATTTCGCTGTTCTATTATTTGAAAATCCCTCTTTACGGCTTTCTTCGCCAGGCAACATCTGGCACAACGTCGGATAGTGACGCGGCAATGTCTCGCCCTGTATACGGCCTTGCGGTATTTTTCAGCTTGCTCCTTTTGCTTTTTGGCTTATTCCCAAATCTGTTATTAGACTTTTTTCGCTCCGCATAA
- a CDS encoding ribonuclease H-like YkuK family protein, which produces MNWQKFNGESLHVPILQAVEDTIIREHQLGNKLKIYIGTDSQVKRGIVEFATVIVFLREHRGGFMFIHKDRKNHTMTIKERMLIEVQHSIDIAYQVCPLLDQYHVDLEVHADINTNPNFQSNTALKEAMGYIMGMGFMFKAKPESFASTNCANKLVQ; this is translated from the coding sequence ATGAATTGGCAAAAATTCAACGGAGAATCCCTCCACGTACCCATCCTCCAAGCGGTCGAAGACACCATTATTCGTGAACATCAACTGGGAAACAAATTGAAGATTTACATCGGAACTGACTCTCAGGTAAAGCGCGGAATTGTCGAATTTGCGACAGTGATCGTCTTTTTACGAGAACACCGTGGTGGATTTATGTTTATTCACAAAGACCGAAAAAACCACACCATGACGATCAAAGAACGTATGTTGATTGAGGTACAGCATTCTATCGACATTGCCTATCAGGTTTGTCCGTTATTAGATCAATATCATGTGGATCTGGAAGTGCATGCCGATATCAATACTAATCCGAACTTTCAATCCAACACGGCACTGAAAGAGGCTATGGGGTACATTATGGGAATGGGCTTTATGTTTAAGGCCAAACCAGAGTCCTTCGCCAGCACAAATTGCGCTAATAAGTTGGTTCAGTAA
- a CDS encoding 6-carboxytetrahydropterin synthase — protein sequence MITAERYHDISCGHRVVGHEGKCRFLHGHNYRIHFVVAGDQLDEIGRVLDFSVIKEKLCLWLEEQYDHKFLIWEQDELLPQLQALSGESLVIVPFNPTAENIAQHLVEVVGPTQLAGTNTRLIACKVEETAKCAATYRLTE from the coding sequence ATGATTACAGCAGAGCGATATCACGATATATCTTGTGGCCATCGAGTGGTAGGACACGAAGGCAAGTGCCGTTTTTTACACGGACACAATTACCGCATTCACTTTGTTGTAGCTGGTGATCAGCTAGATGAGATTGGGCGTGTACTGGACTTTTCGGTGATCAAAGAAAAATTATGCCTATGGCTGGAAGAGCAGTACGATCATAAGTTTCTTATCTGGGAACAAGATGAGCTGCTTCCGCAATTACAGGCTCTTAGCGGAGAGAGTTTGGTCATCGTGCCTTTCAATCCAACTGCTGAAAACATTGCACAGCACCTGGTGGAAGTAGTAGGACCTACCCAACTGGCGGGCACTAACACCAGACTAATCGCCTGTAAAGTGGAGGAAACTGCTAAGTGCGCGGCAACCTACCGGCTCACTGAATAA
- the upp gene encoding uracil phosphoribosyltransferase codes for MIRILTEQNSLVNQYLVELRNTDIQKDRMRFRRNLERIGEMMAYEISKVLPYQPAEVDTPLGLAETNVLSEQPVLLTIIRAGLPFHQGFLNAFDEADSGFIGAYRHTKKSGEFEIHKKYQNTPDLDDKIVIVADTMLATGQSLVLCCKELLADYNIRELHIATVIASEEGVQHVRAFLPEAKIWIGDLDKELTSKAYIVPGLGDAGDLSYGIKD; via the coding sequence ATGATTAGGATCCTAACAGAACAAAATAGTCTCGTAAACCAGTACTTGGTGGAATTGAGAAATACCGATATCCAGAAGGATCGTATGCGTTTTCGTCGTAACCTAGAGCGCATTGGTGAAATGATGGCGTACGAAATCAGTAAGGTGCTTCCCTATCAGCCCGCAGAGGTAGATACACCATTGGGTCTGGCGGAGACCAATGTCTTGTCCGAACAACCGGTACTACTCACCATTATTCGTGCAGGATTACCTTTTCACCAAGGCTTCTTAAATGCTTTTGATGAAGCGGATAGTGGCTTTATCGGTGCCTATAGGCATACCAAAAAAAGCGGGGAATTTGAGATCCATAAAAAATATCAGAATACCCCCGATCTGGATGATAAAATTGTTATCGTTGCAGATACGATGTTGGCCACTGGGCAGAGTCTGGTTCTTTGCTGTAAAGAACTGCTGGCCGACTACAATATTCGCGAGCTGCATATCGCGACGGTGATTGCCTCTGAAGAAGGTGTACAGCATGTGCGGGCATTCTTGCCAGAAGCCAAGATCTGGATTGGAGACCTCGACAAGGAACTGACGAGCAAAGCGTATATCGTACCCGGATTGGGCGACGCAGGAGACCTATCCTATGGGATCAAAGATTAG
- the nuoL gene encoding NADH-quinone oxidoreductase subunit L: MMELLYISPIHASLAVLLFPLLAFLYQAVRGKRGQSGIVVLIAIVLSTISSVCFVFFQVWQKVPMESSVSWFTVGEHTFSAGILLNNLTVLMQSLVCIIALPVHLYSKVYMKGDPGIHRYWMYLSLFCFAMLALSVANNLLLMYVFWELVGFASYLLIGFWFTKDAAVQANKKAFIINRIGDLGFLIGIALVYTHLGTLDLSELFGKQSPLFEQLTILHKERWMTYAGLAFFVGAMAKSAQFPLHVWLPDAMEGPTSVSSLIHAATMVAAGVFLLATVFPLFNESILLVIAIVGTITALTASYFALAQQDIKKVLAFSTVSQLGFMVVAVGIGAWNAAMFHLVTHAFFKCLLFLCAGAIIHEMAHAIPASSKTDPQDMRNMGGLRRFMPYTFTLMVIASLALAGFPLTSGFLSKDSIIIATFEWAMAHGGAYLVIPIVLVLVSYLTAFYIGRMIFKVFFGKPKLWTDEKVTVFHEAPKGMLIPMAFLGLCSLFFAFSFHPISHKNAALMQGLLLHTSFQPIDSLHLFIPILLICGSAIGWWLGYRWYVQGKYPLKENNLLVRHARQQGYINEFYQGIIVQSTLYLSRGLYWFDYYIVDGFTQGAASLTRATGRVAAWVDRYLVDGFVNAVAQASYYSGHLLRWVQNGRVQSYMGFAFTMVLFGILYLVLR; the protein is encoded by the coding sequence ATGATGGAGTTATTATACATATCGCCCATTCACGCCAGCTTAGCTGTGCTATTGTTTCCGTTACTGGCATTTTTATATCAGGCAGTGCGCGGCAAACGAGGCCAATCGGGAATAGTAGTTTTGATCGCTATCGTGTTAAGCACCATTTCAAGTGTCTGTTTTGTGTTTTTCCAAGTCTGGCAAAAGGTACCGATGGAATCTTCCGTTTCTTGGTTTACGGTTGGTGAGCATACTTTTTCGGCCGGCATCCTATTAAACAATTTAACTGTGCTAATGCAGTCGTTGGTCTGCATTATTGCCTTACCGGTACACCTCTACTCCAAGGTGTATATGAAGGGAGACCCAGGTATTCATCGGTATTGGATGTACCTCAGCCTTTTTTGCTTTGCCATGCTTGCGCTTAGCGTAGCCAACAATTTGTTGTTGATGTATGTATTTTGGGAGTTGGTAGGTTTTGCCTCTTATCTCCTGATCGGATTTTGGTTCACCAAGGATGCCGCAGTACAGGCGAATAAAAAAGCTTTTATCATCAACCGCATCGGCGATCTTGGTTTTTTAATTGGAATTGCACTAGTTTATACTCATTTGGGAACATTGGACTTATCCGAGCTATTTGGTAAACAAAGCCCTCTTTTTGAACAACTTACTATACTGCACAAAGAACGGTGGATGACCTATGCTGGATTGGCTTTCTTTGTTGGCGCCATGGCCAAATCGGCGCAATTTCCGCTGCATGTATGGTTGCCTGACGCGATGGAAGGACCTACTTCTGTATCTTCCTTGATTCACGCCGCAACAATGGTGGCTGCCGGAGTTTTTTTACTAGCCACGGTTTTCCCATTGTTCAATGAAAGCATATTGCTTGTTATTGCGATTGTAGGCACCATTACCGCACTCACGGCATCTTATTTTGCGCTGGCGCAACAGGATATTAAAAAGGTACTGGCATTTTCTACCGTGTCTCAGCTGGGTTTTATGGTGGTCGCCGTCGGTATTGGCGCGTGGAATGCGGCGATGTTTCACCTCGTTACACACGCATTCTTTAAATGTCTTCTTTTTCTGTGTGCCGGTGCGATCATTCACGAAATGGCGCATGCCATTCCTGCTTCTTCAAAGACAGATCCGCAGGATATGCGGAATATGGGCGGGCTGCGCCGATTTATGCCCTATACATTTACCCTTATGGTCATCGCTTCTCTGGCATTAGCGGGATTCCCACTTACGTCAGGCTTTCTGTCGAAAGATTCCATCATCATTGCTACTTTCGAATGGGCAATGGCGCATGGAGGGGCATACCTTGTTATTCCTATTGTGCTGGTGTTGGTGAGCTATCTGACAGCATTTTATATTGGGAGAATGATTTTCAAAGTGTTTTTCGGAAAACCGAAATTATGGACCGACGAAAAAGTAACCGTTTTTCACGAAGCCCCCAAAGGGATGTTGATCCCGATGGCTTTCCTTGGATTGTGCTCGCTTTTCTTTGCCTTTTCATTCCATCCGATTTCGCATAAAAATGCCGCCTTAATGCAAGGATTACTTTTGCACACTTCATTCCAACCGATTGACTCGCTGCACCTATTTATCCCTATTTTATTGATTTGTGGCTCCGCTATCGGTTGGTGGTTGGGATACCGGTGGTACGTGCAGGGAAAATACCCTTTAAAAGAAAACAATCTGCTGGTACGACATGCCCGACAGCAAGGATATATAAACGAGTTTTATCAGGGAATTATCGTGCAAAGCACGCTGTATCTCTCGCGTGGATTGTATTGGTTTGATTATTATATCGTAGACGGATTTACGCAAGGCGCTGCAAGCCTCACGCGTGCGACAGGTCGTGTTGCTGCGTGGGTAGATCGTTATCTGGTCGACGGATTCGTGAATGCGGTCGCGCAAGCCAGCTATTACAGCGGTCATCTGCTGAGATGGGTGCAAAATGGGCGAGTACAGAGCTACATGGGCTTTGCGTTTACGATGGTTTTATTTGGCATACTTTATTTGGTTTTAAGATAA
- the pnuC gene encoding nicotinamide riboside transporter PnuC → MSPLIIDFLQQLRDTTWLEWIGTATGLVCVYLAAKQHIWNWPISILSVTCYLVIFYQHRLYGDSMLQVYFLLTAIYGWYYWRKRDLSSDKPISSLSFNQCLITIAAIIILGASLGFALQRWTDTDVPYVDGMCTAMSFGAQLLMTRKILQSWMIWIAVNICYIPLYLHKDLAMTAVLYVIFAGIAWKGYRDWKNTYFTLENARTSTP, encoded by the coding sequence ATGTCTCCACTTATTATCGATTTCCTCCAACAACTCAGAGATACCACTTGGCTGGAGTGGATAGGCACCGCCACCGGTTTGGTCTGCGTGTATCTGGCCGCCAAACAGCATATTTGGAACTGGCCGATTAGCATCTTGAGCGTGACCTGCTATTTGGTTATATTTTATCAACATCGACTGTACGGAGATAGTATGCTTCAGGTATATTTCTTACTTACAGCCATCTACGGATGGTATTATTGGCGAAAACGCGATCTCTCCTCCGACAAGCCAATCAGTTCCCTTTCATTCAACCAATGCTTAATTACCATTGCGGCGATCATTATTTTAGGAGCCAGTCTGGGCTTCGCCTTACAGCGATGGACGGATACTGACGTGCCCTACGTAGATGGGATGTGTACAGCGATGAGCTTTGGCGCACAACTCTTGATGACCCGCAAGATATTACAGAGCTGGATGATTTGGATTGCGGTAAATATCTGTTATATCCCCTTGTATCTACATAAGGATTTGGCTATGACGGCGGTATTATATGTTATATTTGCTGGAATTGCCTGGAAAGGGTATCGGGATTGGAAAAACACCTATTTTACATTAGAAAATGCACGCACCTCAACTCCTTAA
- a CDS encoding alpha-hydroxy acid oxidase — protein sequence MIKKPLFPYNPKYPSVADLKRRAKWRIPKFAFDYLQGGCNEELNLQRNESDFDNIYLKPRYLKTGGDIDMSVELFGRTYSAPFGISPIGLQGLMWPNAPEILAKAAAKHDIPYTLSTVSTASIERIAEVSDGKAWFQLYHPTEDRLRDDILNRLKAVSCPVLVVLVDVPSFGLRYREIKSGLSMPPKMNIENIFQAMLCPEWGIKTLQHGIPSFATLKPYMEKGLDLSQLGQFMNRTFTGKVNMEKVKAIRDLWPGPLVLKGIASEEDMEGAISLGVDGVIISNHGGRQIDAGESSLISLIKLANNPNYAGKLKIMMDGGIRSGVDLGRAHAVGSEFNFIGRPFMYGVGALGDEGADHTINLFKAQLYQVMQQLTLEKVSDFPTRLIR from the coding sequence ATGATTAAGAAACCGCTTTTCCCGTACAATCCAAAATATCCTTCGGTAGCTGATTTGAAACGACGTGCCAAGTGGCGCATTCCAAAGTTTGCTTTTGACTACTTACAGGGAGGCTGTAACGAGGAGCTAAATCTTCAGCGGAACGAGTCGGATTTCGACAACATCTACTTAAAGCCACGCTATCTAAAAACAGGTGGAGATATTGATATGTCAGTAGAGTTATTTGGCCGTACCTACAGTGCGCCATTTGGCATTTCACCCATTGGCTTACAAGGATTGATGTGGCCAAATGCACCAGAAATATTGGCAAAGGCCGCAGCAAAGCACGACATCCCCTATACGCTGAGTACGGTATCTACCGCGAGCATTGAGCGCATTGCCGAAGTATCTGATGGCAAAGCCTGGTTTCAGCTGTACCATCCTACGGAAGATCGTCTGCGAGACGACATTCTCAATCGATTGAAAGCCGTGTCTTGCCCGGTATTAGTGGTGCTGGTGGATGTGCCTTCGTTTGGCTTGCGTTATCGGGAAATTAAGAGTGGGCTTTCCATGCCGCCAAAGATGAATATTGAAAATATATTCCAAGCAATGCTTTGCCCGGAATGGGGTATCAAAACATTACAACATGGGATTCCATCTTTCGCTACCTTGAAGCCATACATGGAAAAAGGCTTAGATCTTAGTCAGCTAGGCCAATTCATGAACAGAACATTTACAGGAAAGGTCAATATGGAGAAGGTGAAAGCCATTCGCGATCTTTGGCCTGGACCATTAGTGTTGAAGGGCATCGCTAGCGAGGAAGACATGGAAGGTGCCATAAGCTTGGGTGTGGATGGAGTAATCATCTCCAATCATGGCGGGCGGCAGATTGATGCGGGAGAATCTTCGTTAATCTCCCTGATAAAATTGGCTAACAACCCCAATTATGCTGGCAAGTTGAAAATCATGATGGACGGTGGTATCCGCTCGGGTGTCGACTTGGGAAGGGCACATGCCGTAGGTTCTGAATTTAACTTCATAGGGCGCCCTTTTATGTATGGTGTTGGTGCATTAGGCGACGAAGGAGCAGATCATACCATCAATCTATTTAAGGCACAGCTGTATCAGGTGATGCAACAACTAACGCTGGAAAAGGTTAGCGATTTCCCGACCAGACTCATTCGCTAA
- a CDS encoding NADH-quinone oxidoreductase subunit M gives MGFLSALIFLPLLAALVMLLLPKSAAASAKYLALSATVAQLLLTGYLYGQFDATQAGINDINSFQYVEQLSWIRLQIGADKLLEIDYLLGLDGLSLPLIVLSTVVMLMAIGASWNITKSVKGYFALLMLLNTAVMGIFCALDFFLFYVFYEVMLLPLYFLIGIWGGVRREYAAVKFFIYTLLGSVFMLLVIVGLYFSVTNPDTGANTFNMLHMMNPANYGEESFFGWVRNFHEVFGIPARLLGFAILFIAFAIKVPIVPLHTWLPDAHVEAPTPVSIILAGILLKVGGYGILRVCIGIFPDMAAQSNWWLGLIGVISILYGAFNALAQKDLKRLIAYSSVSHMGFVLLGIATLTTEGISGAMFQMVSHGFLSAALFFLVGVIYDRVHDRDIYNFRGLASHMPRYTVFVAIAFFASLGLPGFSAFIGEAFVIIGAFNSESVGTGLPRWMAVAGSLGILLSAVYFLWTLQRMFFGQTRFKGGEAWAAALTDVTTREQLILFPALALAIILGVMPSLVFAPLNESVLRMVSVVSSFL, from the coding sequence ATGGGATTTTTATCTGCACTCATATTTCTACCCTTACTCGCGGCGTTAGTCATGCTATTGCTGCCTAAATCTGCTGCGGCAAGCGCAAAATACCTGGCTTTATCTGCTACGGTGGCTCAATTGCTGCTCACCGGCTATTTATACGGACAGTTTGACGCCACACAAGCCGGTATCAACGACATCAATAGCTTCCAATATGTAGAACAACTATCCTGGATTCGCTTACAGATCGGCGCAGACAAGCTCTTGGAAATTGATTACCTATTAGGATTGGATGGTTTGTCGCTCCCGTTGATTGTCTTAAGTACCGTCGTGATGCTGATGGCCATAGGTGCTTCCTGGAATATTACGAAGAGTGTGAAAGGTTACTTCGCTTTGCTCATGCTCTTGAATACCGCTGTAATGGGTATCTTCTGTGCCTTGGACTTCTTTCTATTCTACGTATTTTACGAAGTAATGCTGCTCCCCCTTTATTTCTTAATCGGTATTTGGGGTGGTGTGAGACGAGAATATGCGGCCGTCAAATTTTTCATCTATACGCTATTAGGTTCTGTATTTATGCTACTGGTTATCGTAGGATTGTATTTCTCGGTGACCAATCCAGATACAGGCGCCAATACGTTCAACATGCTACATATGATGAATCCGGCCAACTATGGGGAGGAATCATTCTTCGGTTGGGTGCGTAATTTCCACGAAGTATTCGGCATTCCAGCACGCCTTTTAGGCTTCGCCATTCTCTTTATTGCTTTTGCGATCAAAGTGCCTATTGTGCCTTTGCATACCTGGCTTCCTGATGCACACGTAGAAGCCCCGACTCCCGTATCCATTATTTTGGCTGGTATTTTATTGAAAGTGGGCGGATATGGTATTTTACGGGTGTGTATTGGCATCTTCCCCGACATGGCAGCACAGAGCAATTGGTGGTTGGGACTGATCGGTGTGATATCCATTTTATACGGCGCATTTAACGCATTGGCACAAAAAGATTTAAAACGATTGATTGCGTATTCTTCGGTATCGCATATGGGCTTTGTACTATTGGGTATCGCTACCTTAACCACGGAAGGTATTTCTGGTGCGATGTTCCAAATGGTCAGCCATGGTTTCCTATCGGCGGCGTTATTCTTTTTGGTGGGTGTCATTTACGATCGCGTACATGATCGTGATATTTACAACTTCCGCGGTTTAGCGAGTCATATGCCACGCTACACTGTGTTTGTAGCTATTGCGTTTTTTGCTTCGCTCGGCCTTCCCGGCTTTTCGGCCTTTATTGGGGAAGCTTTTGTCATCATTGGAGCATTCAATAGTGAGTCGGTCGGAACGGGTCTTCCACGCTGGATGGCAGTCGCGGGCTCCTTGGGTATTTTGCTTAGTGCGGTCTATTTCTTATGGACCTTACAGCGTATGTTTTTCGGACAAACGCGATTTAAAGGTGGAGAAGCATGGGCGGCTGCGTTGACTGATGTGACTACGCGCGAACAGCTCATCTTATTTCCTGCACTGGCCTTGGCCATTATCTTAGGCGTGATGCCATCACTGGTATTTGCTCCGCTAAATGAAAGCGTGCTACGCATGGTTTCTGTGGTTTCATCATTTCTATAG
- the uvrB gene encoding excinuclease ABC subunit UvrB, producing the protein MKFELTSEYQPTGDQPQAIKELVHGVNSGETYQTLLGVTGSGKTFTVANVIQQTQKPTLILSHNKTLAAQLYGEFKQFFPNNSVQYFVSYYDYYQPEAFIASTSTYIEKDLAINEEIEKLRLATTSALMSGRRDVIVVSSVSCIYGMGNPEDFSRSIFRFGVGMTVSRNGFLHRLVEILYARTTTDFKRGTFRVKGDTIDVYPAYLDSAYRISFFGDEIEELSTIDPVSGTTLEKHEELALYPANLFVTPKEKFTESIWQIQEELMQRKAQLEGDGMLLEAKRLEERVNYDLEMMRELGYCSGIENYSRFFDGRTAGMRPFCLLDYFPKDYLLVIDESHVTLPQVRAMYGGDRSRKISLVEHGFRLPAALDNRPLNFPEFESLTNQTLYVSATPGDYELQQTEGVVVEQVIRPTGLLDPIIEVRPAVNQVDDLLEQVDKTIKEGGRILVTTLTKRMAEELTKYMNRLNIKVRYIHSEVKTLERVEILRGLRLGEFDVLVGVNLLREGLDLPEVTLVAILDADKEGFLRSERSLIQTIGRAARNDKGRVIMYADQMTQSMNVTIEETNRRRDKQIAYNVKHGITPRTVGKSREEIIEQTSVADLKGGEAKAYVEPDAGTMAAADPLIEYMGEKDLSKAIETVRKRMEKAAKNMDFLEAAKLRDEMFTLENAYKERFD; encoded by the coding sequence ATGAAATTCGAATTAACATCAGAATACCAGCCTACCGGAGATCAGCCACAAGCTATTAAGGAGCTTGTACACGGCGTCAACAGCGGAGAAACGTATCAGACCTTGCTAGGGGTAACCGGTTCAGGAAAGACATTTACGGTAGCCAATGTCATTCAGCAAACACAAAAGCCTACACTGATATTGAGCCATAATAAGACGTTGGCCGCGCAATTGTATGGAGAGTTCAAGCAGTTCTTTCCGAACAATTCGGTGCAGTATTTTGTCAGTTATTACGATTATTATCAACCGGAAGCCTTTATAGCTTCCACTAGTACTTATATAGAGAAAGACCTTGCGATCAACGAAGAGATCGAAAAGCTGAGGCTAGCCACCACTTCGGCGCTCATGTCTGGCAGGCGTGATGTCATCGTCGTATCGTCCGTGTCCTGTATTTATGGTATGGGTAATCCAGAAGATTTCTCCCGCTCTATCTTTCGTTTTGGTGTGGGGATGACCGTATCGCGCAATGGCTTTTTGCACCGCTTGGTAGAGATTCTTTACGCACGTACGACGACGGATTTTAAGCGCGGAACATTTCGCGTAAAAGGCGATACGATAGATGTATATCCGGCTTACCTGGACAGCGCTTATCGGATCTCCTTCTTTGGCGATGAGATCGAAGAACTAAGTACCATAGATCCGGTGTCGGGGACCACCTTGGAAAAGCACGAAGAACTGGCGCTCTATCCAGCCAATCTTTTCGTGACGCCGAAAGAGAAATTCACAGAATCCATCTGGCAGATTCAGGAAGAGCTGATGCAACGTAAAGCCCAGTTGGAAGGAGACGGCATGTTGTTGGAAGCGAAACGTTTGGAAGAGCGTGTAAACTATGATCTGGAGATGATGCGTGAGCTCGGATATTGTTCAGGAATCGAGAATTATTCTCGTTTTTTTGATGGGCGTACAGCAGGTATGCGCCCCTTTTGTTTATTGGATTATTTTCCCAAAGATTATTTATTAGTGATCGATGAAAGCCATGTAACGTTGCCACAGGTACGCGCGATGTATGGCGGAGACCGTTCGCGTAAGATTTCGCTGGTAGAGCACGGGTTTCGTTTGCCTGCTGCGCTGGACAATCGACCGCTGAACTTTCCGGAATTTGAATCGCTCACCAATCAAACATTGTACGTGTCTGCTACGCCAGGCGATTACGAGTTGCAGCAAACGGAAGGTGTAGTTGTGGAACAAGTTATCCGGCCCACAGGCCTATTGGATCCGATTATCGAAGTGCGTCCCGCAGTCAATCAAGTCGATGATTTACTAGAACAAGTGGATAAAACCATCAAAGAAGGTGGAAGAATTCTGGTTACGACATTGACGAAACGTATGGCAGAGGAACTGACCAAGTACATGAATCGCCTGAATATTAAGGTGCGCTACATCCACTCGGAAGTGAAAACCTTGGAAAGGGTGGAGATCCTGCGCGGTTTGCGTTTGGGAGAATTTGATGTTTTGGTTGGGGTGAATCTATTGCGGGAAGGATTAGATCTTCCCGAAGTCACACTCGTGGCGATCTTAGATGCCGATAAGGAAGGTTTCTTACGTTCAGAAAGATCGTTAATACAAACGATTGGTCGTGCCGCACGTAATGATAAAGGTCGGGTAATTATGTATGCCGATCAGATGACGCAAAGTATGAATGTCACGATTGAGGAAACCAATCGCCGACGAGATAAGCAGATCGCCTACAACGTGAAGCATGGCATTACGCCGAGAACTGTCGGAAAGTCGCGCGAAGAGATTATCGAACAAACATCCGTAGCAGATCTTAAAGGAGGTGAAGCTAAAGCTTATGTAGAACCAGATGCAGGTACTATGGCAGCCGCAGATCCATTAATCGAATATATGGGAGAGAAGGATTTGAGCAAAGCCATAGAAACGGTACGCAAGCGCATGGAGAAAGCGGCCAAAAATATGGACTTTCTGGAAGCTGCAAAGCTGCGTGACGAAATGTTCACGTTGGAAAATGCGTATAAAGAACGCTTCGATTAG